The DNA segment TGGCGTTCGCCAGTGACTAGGGGTAGCTGTCTGATTCAGGCTAATTCACCCTGTTGAGATCACAATTTGTCTAGGAATAGGAATAGTTTTAATAACTCCTGGCTATTCGTATACAAAGAGCAGTAAATTTGATCTGGCGCTGCACCAATGTCCCCACATCAGTATAAAAATTTTCATCTGATGGCTTTGATGTAAGATTTGAAATTAGGGAAAATTGGGGCTGATATTCAGCAGTTAGGCTAGTTTCTGGCACATAAGCTAGACAAAAGGCAGTAAAAATCTGAAAAATAAGTGTCTCATGTCCAAAACGCCAAGCAGATAGGAGTATGAAAAATCTAAAATAGATATTAAATTGAAGAAAATCAACGACAATCGACAACCGTCAGTCCATTCTACTTTCTGTTAAGCGAAGCGTCGCCAGGTTGTTACCAGTGCTGAAACACGATTACATGCAAGTTTCCCAGGATCAGCCTATTTATTCTGAGGCTCCACTCCAGCTGTTGCTCTTTGTCGATGGAAGACCAAAGTCTCGACAACAAGTCCAGCGTATCCGTGCTTACTTAAAAGAATTGCAGGCTGAGTATAACTTTGAACTTCAAATTATCGATGTCGGGCAACAACCCTATTTAGCAGAACATTTTAAATTAGTCGCCACGCCGGCTTTAATCAAAATCCACCCGGAACCGCGACAGATTATAGCTGGGAGTAATATCATCGCCCAATTGAAAAATTGGTGGCCTCGCTGGCTAGCGGCTGTGGATGCTTATTTAAAATTGCAAGAAGATTTACAAGAACGGATTGATGACAATAGTCGCATTTCATCATCCAAATCAACAATTCATTCTGTGGCTGTTTCTGCGGAACTGATCAAACTTTCAGATGAGGTTTTTCGCTTAAAACAGGAAAAAGACAAACTTCAGGAGCAATTACAATTTAAAGATAGGGTAATTGCTATGCTAGCGCACGATCTCCGCAATCCCCTTACAGCCGCCGCGATCGCCATCGAAACTCTACAATCTAATTACAATATAGAAATGGGTGCATTTGTGCGGCTCAAACCAGCTATGGCAGCACATTTATTAAAACAAGCCCGCAGTCAAACTAAGACCATTGACAGGATGATCGCTGATCTTTTGCAGGTAGGTCAGGGCAGCGATACAGAGCTACCAATAATACCACAAAAAATGGAAATTGGCAAGCTGTGCTTGGATGTGTTGTCAGAATTGAGCGATCGCTACATTGCCAAATCCCAACAAATAGACACTGATATTCCTCAAGATTTACCCAAGGTCTATGCCGATCCAGAGCGTGTGCGGCAAGTACTCATAAATTTGTTGGATAATGCTATCAAATACACACCAGAAGGTGGTGTAATTACTGTCGCTGGATTACACCGGACTACCCAAAAAGTGCAATTTAGCATTGGTGACACTGGACCGGGAATTCCCATAGAAAACCGCGATCGCATCTTTGAAAACCACTATCGGCTACAACGAGATCAAGCCATAGATGGTTACGGCATAGGCCTTTGTTTATGCCAACGCATCATTCAATCACATTACGGGCAAATTTGGGTAGATTCTGCCCCTAATGGCGGTGCATGGTTCCACTTTACATTGCCAGTCTATCCATCTTAGTTAGAGAAGCGATTCATCGTGTCTCTACAAGAAAGTAGGAACAAAATTGATCATTCGTGGAGCAATAAATTTTGCACAATCCGATTGCGCCCCTGTTTTTTTGCTTGATAAAGTGCCTGATCCGCAGCCATAATTAAATCAGAAGGAGAGGATTCCCACGTAGGAGTCATAGTCGCCACTCCAATACTCATCGTGACATACTGACTAATCATAGAAGCACTATGAGAA comes from the Nodularia sp. NIES-3585 genome and includes:
- a CDS encoding histidine kinase; translation: MLKHDYMQVSQDQPIYSEAPLQLLLFVDGRPKSRQQVQRIRAYLKELQAEYNFELQIIDVGQQPYLAEHFKLVATPALIKIHPEPRQIIAGSNIIAQLKNWWPRWLAAVDAYLKLQEDLQERIDDNSRISSSKSTIHSVAVSAELIKLSDEVFRLKQEKDKLQEQLQFKDRVIAMLAHDLRNPLTAAAIAIETLQSNYNIEMGAFVRLKPAMAAHLLKQARSQTKTIDRMIADLLQVGQGSDTELPIIPQKMEIGKLCLDVLSELSDRYIAKSQQIDTDIPQDLPKVYADPERVRQVLINLLDNAIKYTPEGGVITVAGLHRTTQKVQFSIGDTGPGIPIENRDRIFENHYRLQRDQAIDGYGIGLCLCQRIIQSHYGQIWVDSAPNGGAWFHFTLPVYPS